The following proteins are encoded in a genomic region of Setaria italica strain Yugu1 unplaced genomic scaffold, Setaria_italica_v2.0 scaffold_43, whole genome shotgun sequence:
- the LOC101781906 gene encoding pentatricopeptide repeat-containing protein At4g38150: protein MATAAAAARRLFRPSFPSSVSNTSRLLSSTASPSPHRSPNTNSPVAFDWSDDDADNHTTPLPPSTAKISELPPPYDPFSKKPTLADPSDPTNLQEIFHRMRTEGLTDYAIKMFDGLSKDGLTHEALALFAVIKDKGAMPDVVAHTAVLEAYVNAGPAHWRDAVRTYDRMLASGVKPNAYTLAVLVRGLSASDRCSEAGRYLVEMLDRGMRPNVATYIAAFEAYVRAEKVEEGKVLLETMKGKGFVADEEAVRSGTVKRGHLFRGVMNLLFGN, encoded by the coding sequence atggccaccgccgccgcggccgctcgccgcctaTTCCGTCCGTCCTTCCCCTCCTCCGTATCAAATACCAGCCGgctcctctcctccaccgctTCCCCATCACCTCACCGCAGCCCCAATACTAATTCACCCGTCGCCTTCGACTGGTCCGACGACGATGCCGACAACCACACGACACCTCTACCGCCGTCCACGGCAAAGATCTCCGAGCTGCCTCCCCCCTACGACCCCTTTAGCAAGAAGCCCACCCTCGCCGATCCGTCGGACCCCACCAACCTACAGGAGATCTTCCACCGGATGCGCACCGAGGGCCTCACCGACTACGCCATCAAGATGTTCGACGGATTGTCCAAGGACGGGCTCACCCACGAGGCTCTCGCGCTCTTCGCTGTCATCAAGGACAAGGGCGCCATGCCCGACGTCGTCGCCCATACCGCCGTTCTCGAGGCCTACGTCAACGCCGGCCCCGCGCACTGGCGCGACGCCGTGCGCACCTACGACCGCATGCTCGCGTCGGGCGTCAAGCCCAACGCATACACGCTGGCCGTGCTCGTCAGGGGGCTCTCGGCCAGCGACCGGTGCTCAGAGGCCGGGAGGTACCTGGTGGAGATGCTGGACCGAGGGATGCGGCCGAATGTGGCGACGTATATCGCCGCGTTCGAGGCGTACGTGAGGGCggagaaggtggaggaggggaaagTGCTGCTGGAGACGATGAAGGGAAAGGGCTTCGTGGCAGACGAGGAGGCGGTGCGCAGTGGCACAGTAAAGCGCGGGCATTTGTTCAGGGGCGTCATGAACTTACTCTTTGGCAATTGA